A window of Tetrapisispora phaffii CBS 4417 chromosome 9, complete genome contains these coding sequences:
- the PRI2 gene encoding DNA primase subunit PRI2 (similar to Saccharomyces cerevisiae PRI2 (YKL045W); ancestral locus Anc_2.566) yields the protein MFRQSKKKLASRRNFDFNSSSGDVSNQVILSSTASTTEEEKKLYDEIYEGKVSFYELPPQGEITLHQFETWAIDRLKILLEIESCISRNKSLKEIESIIKPQFQKLLPFNTDNFEDRKKDYYSHYILRLCFCRSKELRDKFVRSEVLLFKIRYEMLTTVDKSKFVKSLNLPLLRYISDEEKAKFSKELYNTIAPSLQFQLNITDDQQKRQYLQQEKFIKLPFENVIDLVGSRQVFLKDGYAYLPQFQQLNLLTSEFSKNLMEDLIRTYQYLPRLNEDDRLVPILQHLSSGYTISDFKGDDYTSTENQNNDINNRSVNTDDIQRHFPLCAKNLMYGLKEHHHLRYNGRQQLSFFLKGIGLSCDEAMQFWTEAFAGRVSIDKFNKEYRYNFRHNYGLEGNRINYKPWDCRTILSKPRPARGEYHGCPYRDWNPDRLTSELKKMDLSQQQIVSVLDFCAKNEYTIACTKVFEASHSSNDSVSDSVDDMTHISHPNLYFERSRKWHEKREGKSEVIK from the coding sequence ATGTTCAGACAGTCGAAGAAAAAACTAGCGTCAAGGCGTAACTTTGACTTCAACAGTTCCAGTGGTGATGTTTCCAACCAAGTGATATTAAGTTCTACCGCATCTACGACAGAGGAAGAGAAGAAGCTGTATGATGAGATTTACGAGGGTAAAGTATCGTTTTACGAGTTACCACCTCAAGGTGAGATCACTTTACATCAGTTTGAGACGTGGGCAATTGATAGGTTAAAGATCTTACTAGAGATCGAATCGTGTATCTCAAGAAATAAAAGTTTGAAGGAAATTGAGAGTATTATTAAGCCTCAATTCCAGAAGTTGCTTCCATTCAATACcgataattttgaagacagaaaaaaagattacTATTCGCATTACATATTAAGATTGTGTTTTTGTCGTTCCAAAGAACTTCGTGACAAGTTTGTTAGATCAGAAGtactattatttaaaatcagGTATGAAATGTTAACTACTGTTGACAAGAGCAAATTTGTGAAATCTTTAAACCTTCCACTTTTACGATATATCTCTGATGAAGAGAAAGCGAAATTCTCAAAGGAACTCTATAACACGATTGCACCATCGTTGCAATTCCAATTGAATATCACTGATGATCAGCAAAAGAGACAATACCTTCAACAAGAGAAGTTCATCAAATTGCCATTTGAAAATGTTATTGATCTTGTGGGCAGTCGTCAAGTTTTTTTGAAAGATGGATACGCTTATCTTCCTCAGTTCCAgcaattaaatttattaaccagcgaattttcaaaaaacttGATGGAGGATTTAATTAGGACGTATCAATATCTACCTAGGTTGAATGAAGATGATCGATTAGTTCCGATTTTACAACATCTTTCATCTGGTTATACTATTTCCGATTTCAAAGGAGATGATTACACATCGACtgaaaatcaaaataatgatatcaACAACAGAAGTGTTAATACCGACGACATTCAAAGACATTTCCCACTATGTGCGAAGAATTTGATGTACGGTTTAAAAGAACATCACCATTTAAGGTACAATGGTCGTCAACAACTGAGTTTTTTCCTGAAAGGTATTGGATTATCATGTGATGAAGCTATGCAATTTTGGACAGAGGCGTTTGCAGGACGTGTTTCGATAGATAAGTTCAATAAAGAGTACAGATATAATTTCAGACATAATTATGGTCTAGAAGGTAACCGAATCAACTACAAGCCATGGGACTGTCGAACGATCCTGTCTAAACCCAGACCGGCTAGGGGTGAATACCATGGATGTCCATACAGGGATTGGAATCCCGATAGATTAACCTCAGAACTGAAGAAGATGGATCTTTCGCAGCAACAAATAGTGAGTGTATTAGATTTCTGCGCAAAGAATGAGTATACCATAGCGTGCACAAAAGTGTTTGAAGCATCGCATAGCAGCAATGACTCGGTGTCTGATAGTGTTGATGACATGACACACATATCTCACccaaatttatatttcgAACGGTCCAGAAAATGGCACGAGAAACGTGAAGGGAAGAGCGAGGTCATTAAATAG
- the MAC1 gene encoding Mac1p (similar to Saccharomyces cerevisiae MAC1 (YMR021C); ancestral locus Anc_2.568) codes for MIIYQNDKYACVSCIRGHRSSTCKHTGRMLVKVRTRGRPTSCKTRKVIMVDKDSEVKVAKERNPENLLESSTSPDGSVDTQVGSAGNGVSSEVTLANDTDVDQGNSTGYDGKRSCVGMDANPILFLNVKKKQNAVFINGKLNIIVDDSSENDADANANVNLNVRPKLSDKENGFVRASSSLQDDKAFKYMLENEYIKRYVKDEKEDGKLNSTPNNPIKLCGCEGKGTAMKAYHDSKNKIDDKYLATHSKNLPVENSTPGAIEPVGVDETNTSNVDHYGIVSNSESTKYSNLCIGNYENPSKPDTDLLKYIDYDSNNPDSTIMMNDIVNNSNLMVELLTHKGLYLSSTCSCPDDNCPCSNCLLHRNETELNAYIQQSGIPLSEVGEAQILNTLVDDCSLADCKCTPETCQCTSCTIHLEELVSFDKIIFSGILHFPFRRKTKILFKNKIIPSRYWWDYIKIQLPRQSQTESGVTDIIKWFDSLISLYHFNLQDYDPTNQSSNLSNMHYL; via the coding sequence ATGattatatatcaaaatgACAAGTATGCGTGTGTCTCATGTATTCGAGGACATAGATCCTCGACGTGTAAGCATACGGGGAGGATGCTGGTGAAGGTGCGGACTAGGGGAAGACCCACGTCGTGTAAGACTAGGAAGGTCATCATGGTCGATAAGGATTCGGAGGTGAAGGTTGCGAAAGAGAGGAATCCAGAGAATCTGTTGGAGTCGTCTACGAGTCCTGATGGGAGTGTCGATACTCAGGTAGGTTCTGCTGGGAACGGGGTCTCTTCGGAGGTGACTCTTGCAAATGACACAGATGTGGACCAAGGGAATAGTACTGGCTATGATGGGAAGCGTTCTTGTGTTGGAATGGACGCTAATCCGATTTTGTTTCTGAATGTTAAGAAGAAACAGAATGCTGTGTTCATCAATGGGAAACTTAATATCATTGTTGATGATAGCTCCGAGAACGATGCGGATGCCAATGCGAATGTGAATTTGAATGTGAGGCCTAAATTAAGTGACAAGGAGAATGGTTTTGTTCGGGCTTCATCCTCTTTACAGGATGATAAAGCTTTTAAATACATGTTAGAGAACGAATACATCAAGAGGTACGTTAAGgatgaaaaagaagatggaaAATTGAACTCGACTCCAAATAATCCGATTAAATTATGCGGTTGTGAAGGAAAGGGAACTGCCATGAAAGCTTATCatgattcaaaaaataagataGACGATAAATACTTGGCGACACACAGCAAGAATTTACCAGTTGAAAATAGCACACCGGGTGCAATTGAACCTGTTGGTGTCGATGAAACTAACACAAGTAACGTTGATCACTATGGAATTGTTTCTAATAGCGAATCTACAAAATACAGCAATCTATGCATTGGAAATTATGAAAATCCTTCAAAACCTGATACAGATCTGCTGAAGTATATTGATTATGATAGCAATAACCCAGACAGTACCATTATGATGAATGATATCGTGAATAATTCGAACTTAATGGTAGAACTGTTAACTCACAAGGGTCTTTATTTAAGCTCTACGTGTTCGTGTCCAGATGATAATTGTCCATGCTCTAACTGTTTACTTCATAGAAATGAAACCGAACTAAATGCATACATCCAACAAAGTGGAATTCCATTAAGTGAAGTCGGTGAAGctcaaatattaaatacaCTAGTTGACGATTGCAGTCTAGCAGATTGTAAGTGCACTCCAGAAACTTGCCAATGTACCTCATGCACCATACACTTAGAAGAGCTCGTCtcatttgataaaatcatttttagtGGTATATTACATTTCCCATTCAGACGGAAAACGAagattttattcaaaaataaaatcattcCATCAAGATATTGGTGGGACTACATAAAAATACAGTTGCCTCGCCAATCCCAAACAGAATCTGGAGTGACAGATATAATTAAATGGTTTGACAGTTTAATTAGCCTCTATCACTTCAATTTGCAAGATTATGATCCAACAAACCAAAGTAGTAATCTTAGCAACATGCATTACCTGTAa
- the UBC7 gene encoding E2 ubiquitin-conjugating protein UBC7 (similar to Saccharomyces cerevisiae UBC7 (YMR022W); ancestral locus Anc_2.569) — translation MIMSKTAQKRLLKEYQQLIRESPPGIVAGPSDENNMFEWDCLISGPPETPYENGVFNATLLFPKDYPLSPPKLTFTPSLLHPNIYPNGEVCISILHSPGDDPNMYELAEERWSPVQSVEKILLSVMSMLSEPNIESGANIDASILYRDNRPEFERQVKLSILKSLGF, via the coding sequence atgatCATGTCTAAAACGGCTCAGAAACGGCTATTGAAAGAGTATCAACAATTGATCAGGGAATCGCCTCCAGGGATTGTCGCTGGTCCATCTGATGAGAACAATATGTTTGAATGGGATTGTTTGATCAGCGGGCCGCCAGAGACGCCATACGAGAATGGGGTCTTCAATGCTACGTTGTTGTTTCCAAAGGATTATCCATTATCGCCTCCAAAATTGACGTTCACTCCAAGTCTACTGCATCCTAATATTTATCCCAATGGTGAAGTATGCATATCTATCCTACATTCGCCTGGTGATGACCCAAACATGTACGAGCTGGCAGAAGAGAGATGGTCTCCAGTCCAGAGCGTGGAGAAGATTTTACTAAGTGTTATGAGTATGCTGAGCGAACCTAACATCGAGAGTGGTGCTAATATTGATGCATCCATTCTATATAGGGACAACAGACCAGAGTTTGAGAGACAAGTCAAACTCTCGATCTTGAAATCACTGGGCTTCTGA
- the DCW1 gene encoding putative mannan endo-1,6-alpha-mannosidase (similar to Saccharomyces cerevisiae DCW1 (YKL046C); ancestral locus Anc_2.570) — protein MRFNTNKLLFVNCILSLYSSLTSAVYLDLDNYESLQNATALVAYGLMDYYTGLQYGKTIGMFSDPYYWWEAGGAWGCMLDYWFFMENDTYNDIIKQALLYQVGTANDYVPLNQSTTEGNDDQAFWGIAAMMAAERNFTNPAEDEPQWLYLAQAVFNTMALRWDTDSCGGGLRWQIFQWNSGYDYKNSVSNGALFHIAARLARYTGNDSYAEWAEKVYDWMVDVDLITQDQYYFVYDGVDSNDNCTTITKYQWTYNQGLILSGCAYLYNYTGSELWHTRTKNFLSSSSVFFNDTILYEAACQNQETCNTDQRSFKAYFSRFLGVTAQLVPETRDNIMKWIDASAYGAAESCSGGTDGHTCGINWFYGGWDGKYGLGEQMAALEILVNTRALDRPAPYTSSNGGSSTGDGAAGTETSATNLSPLNITAGSRAGAGIITAVIGISIVACACWLVI, from the coding sequence ATGCGTtttaatacaaataaattactATTTGTTAACTGTATACTATCGTTGTATTCATCTTTGACATCGGCAGTCTATTTGGACTTGGATAATTATGAATCTCTACAGAATGCCACTGCCTTAGTTGCTTATGGTTTAATGGATTATTACACAGGGCTGCAATATGGTAAGACTATTGGTATGTTCTCGGATCCGTACTATTGGTGGGAAGCAGGTGGTGCCTGGGGTTGTATGCTGGATTACTGGTTTTTCATGGAAAATGATACCTATAACGATATCATCAAGCAAGCTCTACTGTACCAAGTCGGTACCGCTAATGACTACGTTCCTTTGAATCAAAGTACCACCGAAGGTAATGATGATCAAGCCTTTTGGGGGATCGCTGCAATGATGGCTGCTGAGAGAAATTTTACAAACCCAGCTGAAGATGAACCACAATGGTTATATTTAGCTCAAGCCGTCTTCAATACAATGGCTTTACGTTGGGACACTGATTCCTGTGGAGGTGGTTTGAGGTGGCAAATTTTCCAATGGAATTCCGGTTATGATTATAAGAATTCTGTCTCTAATGGTGCTCTGTTCCATATCGCAGCAAGATTAGCAAGATATACAGGAAATGACTCTTATGCTGAATGGGCAGAGAAGGTTTACGACTGGATGGTAGATGTTGATTTGATCACTCAAGATCAATACTATTTTGTCTACGATGGTGttgattcaaatgataaCTGTACAACAATCACAAAATATCAATGGACTTATAATCAAGGTTTGATTTTATCAGGTTGTGCGTATTTGTATAACTATACAGGAAGTGAACTATGGCATACAAGAACAAAGAACTTCTTAAGTTCATCATCGGTTTTCTTCAATGACACTATTTTATACGAAGCTGCTTGTCAAAATCAAGAAACTTGTAATACAGATCAACGTTCTTTCAAAGCATACTTCTCAAGATTCTTGGGTGTCACAGCTCAATTAGTGCCTGAGACTAGAGACAACATTATGAAGTGGATTGACGCTTCCGCTTATGGTGCTGCTGAATCATGTTCTGGTGGTACAGATGGTCACACATGTGGTATCAACTGGTTCTATGGTGGTTGGGATGGTAAGTACGGTCTAGGTGAACAAATGGCCGCTTTAGAAATTCTAGTAAACACAAGAGCTTTAGATAGACCAGCTCCATATACTAGTAGCAATGGTGGTTCATCCACAGGTGATGGTGCTGCTGGTACAGAGACAAGTGCTACAAACTTATCACCATTAAACATCACAGCTGGTTCAAGAGCAGGTGCAGGTATTATTACTGCTGTAATTGGTATCTCTATCGTTGCCTGTGCTTGTTGGTTGGTTATATAG
- the ANR2 gene encoding Anr2p (similar to Saccharomyces cerevisiae YKL047W; ancestral locus Anc_2.571) produces MSNFTDRKERMDYNDLVKKIKFLSESKPSGRTPLSCIFLSQFDMKQGNIIVWSMQSKNSTINLSGIEFKSLPSGIHEVACDVVNFIIPKADDQLISDKSFCYGVAYYKQNGQDIAKNTEHIDRSKVKMYSLGIIIDPEEFNKGTSIHPKSEQNKDILNNLQADRYIRCNDYLDSLQILLAEWFKVGNFDDFSIFENFFNECSGQEIDEGVSNKKKQNVKRKHMIEHFPFWVKKLGPLIFPLWKSSILNERILIIKPIDCNFEKCNALAYSLSLISQLFADNSLGQKNNIIPLFTIGVNDIDYLQKLRKDTRGLLNYVACTSDEIMSYKTELYDKMLVLPVNFMSETCELLPKFITNKGVEVKATPHEYEIYDNLLNGIFDEKLTNDQKASFSKLTEPVTWYQYIVDGLYLWVTAGFIKASYRQNVLTDFSIYSSYSYVNLKDDKFAIVLNVLKYFHLKTVTLRNNISTLIESANGSSNTDSVVLAPADLLKMDLDCFSEQDLKFVHELILRWYQKDMEVNNGEYLKAIC; encoded by the coding sequence ATGTCAAATTTTACTGATCGAAAAGAACGAATGGATTATAATGATTTGGTTAAGAagattaaatttttaagtGAGTCTAAGCCAAGTGGTCGTACTCCTTTAAgttgtatatttttaagtCAATTCGATATGAAACAAGGGAACATTATTGTTTGGTCCATGCAGAGTAAAAATTCAACGATAAATTTAAGTGGTATTGAATTTAAGTCATTACCATCAGGAATACATGAGGTTGCTTGCGACGTCGTTAACTTTATAATCCCAAAAGCAGATGATCAGCTCATTTCTGATAAATCCTTTTGTTATGGTGTTGCATATTACAAACAGAATGGTCAAGATATTGCCAAGAATACAGAACACATTGATAGAAGTAAAGTTAAGATGTACTCTTTAGGGATTATCATAGACCCCGAGGAATTTAATAAAGGAACTTCGATTCATCCGAAGAGTGaacaaaataaagatattttaaataatttgcAAGCAGATCGATATATTAGATGCAATGATTACCTTGATTCATTACAAATATTACTAGCAGAATGGTTTAAAGTTGGcaattttgatgatttcagtatttttgaaaactttTTTAATGAGTGTTCTGGCCAGGAAATAGATGAAGGTGTGtctaacaaaaaaaaacaaaatgtTAAACGCAAGCATATGATAGAGCATTTCCCATTTTGGGTGAAAAAATTAGGTCCATTAATATTTCCTCTTTGGAAATCGAGCATATTAAATGAaagaattttaattataaaaccAATAGACTGtaactttgaaaaatgcAATGCTTTGGCATACAGTCTTTCGTTGATTTCTCAGTTGTTCGCTGATAATTCTTTAGgccaaaaaaataacattataCCTTTGTTTACTATTGGTGTGaatgatattgattatttacaaaagcTTAGAAAAGATACAAGAGgtttattgaattatgtCGCATGTACAAGTGATGAAATTATGTCGTATAAAACAGAACTATATGATAAAATGCTGGTGCTGCCGGTAAATTTTATGAGCGAGACTTGTGAATTGCTAccaaaatttattacaaataaaGGTGTAGAGGTAAAAGCTACACCTCATgaatatgaaatatatgataattTACTTAACGGTATATTTGATGAGAAACTGACAAATGACCAAAAAGCATCCTTTAGCAAATTAACTGAACCTGTCACGTGGTATCAATACATAGTAGATGGGTTATATTTATGGGTCACAGCAGGATTTATAAAAGCATCATATCGTCAAAATGTTTTGACAGATTTTAGTATATATTCATCCTACTCATATgtgaatttaaaagatgaCAAGTTCGCGATTGTTTTAAACGtactaaaatattttcatttaaagaCAGTTActttaagaaataatatttctacTTTAATAGAATCTGCCAATGGTTCTAGTAACACTGATTCTGTGGTTTTAGCACCAGCAGATTTGCTTAAAATGGATTTAGATTGTTTTAGTGAACaagatttgaaatttgtACATGAACTAATACTTAGATGGTACCAAAAGGATATGGAGGTAAATAATGGGGAATACTTGAAGGCAATatgttaa
- the BLI1 gene encoding Bli1p (similar to Saccharomyces cerevisiae YKL061W; ancestral locus Anc_2.572) produces MKGEDRVVYQSIEGLVDKTQEFIDTELAKAISFFSSKSEDNKKWLNEISSTYKLENEGTMKDFEELKKAHIKKVDELEQKVVYFEDLYKEINELVEELAVKTKIQKKRQSRLAES; encoded by the coding sequence ATGAAAGGTGAGGACCGTGTCGTATACCAATCCATTGAAGGTTTGGTTGACAAAACACAAGAGTTTATAGATACGGAGCTGGCTAAAGctatttctttcttttcttcgAAGTCTGAAGATAACAAAAAATGGTTGAATGAGATATCCTCAACAtataaattggaaaatgaGGGTACCATGAAAGACTTCGAGGAATTGAAAAAGGCACATATTAAAAAGGTTGATGAATTGGAACAGAAGGTTGTATATTTTGAGgatttatataaagaaatCAATGAACTTGTAGAGGAGCTGGCTGTGAAAACTAAAATACAGAAAAAGAGACAATCTCGTTTGGCGGAAAGTTAA
- the MSS1 gene encoding Mss1p (similar to Saccharomyces cerevisiae MSS1 (YMR023C); ancestral locus Anc_2.573): protein MTFSNTKLTNLFSLKIVDFYATQAVLLLYNVKSCPMMNTNGLGYIRTNSVALRCQLSLLPCIRYYSNKLTTNTSYLPTVYALSTSPNTKSAIAVIRITGNHCKHIYHKLTLRNDMIKPREALLRNLYKSNPHKNSRTLLDSSLILFFQSPRSFTGEDLLELHVHGGKVVIQEILKTIQSMHDKSKGIEIRSALAGEFSQRAFQNGKYDLTKIEGIRDIIDAETETQRKGALVGFTGENKILFMNWRSVVLDNIAQLSAIIDFGDDIELDNLNLITSKIQSNIKLLKAEINKFIQKVEKSSILQDGIKVSLLGSTNTGKSSLLNKIAYDDISIVSNIAGTTRDVVTTPVNINGYKIIISDTAGIRNRSQTSDQIERLGMQKAISKVENGDICLIMIDPTNKPLLSPDLLEIIKSPKLENRIVRIIINKSDLIESDECLNCIKSQLRDEYNLAYPLNVISCLTDNGMKSLVNDLTKDFLHLSSVSEDENSIIVSQRVKDILQNDIIFGIENFENSSDDIVLMSENLRDTVEGIGKLTGENIGVEEVLGKIFSSFCIGK, encoded by the coding sequence ATGACTTTCTCTAATACCAAGCTCACAAACcttttttcattgaaaatagTCGATTTTTATGCTACACAAGCTGTTCTACTACTTTATAATGTGAAAAGCTGCCCAATGATGAATACCAATGGTTTAGGATATATCAGGACTAATAGTGTTGCATTAAGATGTCAATTGAGTTTACTGCCTTGCATTCGATATTATTCTAATAAGTTGACAACAAATACATCATATTTACCTACTGTGTATGCGCTCTCTACGTCACCAAATACAAAATCTGCCATAGCCGTCATCAGAATTACAGGTAATCATTGTAAGCATATTTATCACAAGCTAACCTTAAGAAATGACATGATTAAACCAAGAGAAGCTTTATTAAGGAATCTTTATAAATCTAATCCGCATAAAAATAGCAGGACATTACTTGATTCATCgttgatattattttttcaatcCCCAAGATCATTTACTGGAGAAGATTTATTGGAGTTACATGTGCATGGTGGTAAAGTTGTTATACAGGAAATCTTGAAAACAATACAATCAATGCATGATAAAAGTAAGGGCATAGAAATTAGAAGTGCTTTAGCAGGAGAGTTTTCACAGAGAGCGTTCCAAAATGGAAAATATGATTTGACCAAAATTGAAGGTATTAGAGACATAATTGATGCAGAGACTGAGACTCAAAGGAAAGGTGCGCTGGTAGGTTTTACGGGTGAGAACAAGATTCTATTCATGAACTGGCGTTCAGTTGTCCTAGATAATATAGCTCAATTATCTGCGATCATTGATTTTGGGGATGATATTGAACTAGATAATCTAAATTTAATCACATCTAAAATTCAAAGTAATATCAAACTACTAAAGGCTGAGATAAATAAGTTTATACAAAAAGTAGAAAAATCAAGCATATTACAAGACGGTATAAAAGTTTCTTTGTTGGGTAGTACAAATACTGGTAAGTCTTCtctattaaataaaattgcaTATGACGATATATCAATTGTAAGTAATATAGCTGGAACAACAAGAGATGTTGTGACAACCCCAGTAAATATTAATGgctataaaattataatatctGATACAGCTGGTATCAGAAACAGAAGCCAAACTTCTGATCAAATTGAAAGACTTGGTATGCAAAAAGCTATATCAAAGGTTGAAAATGGTGATATCTGTCTCATTATGATAGACCCTACGAATAAGCCTTTACTCAGCCCtgatttattagaaataatCAAATCACCAAAATTAGAGAACAGAATCGTTCGGATaatcattaataaaagTGATTTGATTGAATCCGATGAATGCCTCAACTGCATTAAATCTCAATTAAGagatgaatataatttagCATATCCTCTCAATGTCATTTCATGTTTAACAGACAATGGTATGAAATCTTTGGTTAATGACCTTACTAAAGATTTTCTACATTTGAGTAGTGTGTCAGAGGATGAAAATTCTATAATAGTATCACAAAGAGTGAAAGACATTCTACagaatgatattattttcggTATTGAAAACTTCGAAAATTCTTCAGATGATATTGTATTGATGTCAGAGAACTTAAGAGATACTGTTGAAGGAATTGGAAAACTGACTGGAGAAAATATAGGTGTAGAGGAGGTGTTgggaaaaatattttcgaGTTTCTGTATAGGAAAGTAA